Proteins encoded within one genomic window of Nonomuraea gerenzanensis:
- a CDS encoding VIT domain-containing protein: MRITSLEPARCLPVPDAGFGALLTERGNLPLESVDVSAAVSGLIAGVEVTQGFRNPFDVTLEATYVFPLPDRAAVTGFRMEADDRVIEGVLKERGQARADYDQALREGRRAAIAEEDRPDVFTIRVGNILPGERVSVRLTMSQPLPYEDGAATFRFPLVVAPRYVPGSPIDGPPAGDGTAPDTDAVPDASRISPPVLLPGFPNPVRLSLAATIDAAGLELRELASSLHVVEEEGHTVRLRPGERLDRDFVLRLSFDTSTSLQLDGRGTFALTVLPPPLEGTRAPRDLVLLLDRSGSMGGWKMVCARRAAARIVDTLTPQDRFAVLTFDSVVEQAFEGLVEASDRNRYRAVEHLAGVDARGGTELLEPLRQATTLLGGAESGRERVVVLVTDGQVGNEDQILEQAGGALSAMRVHTVGIDRAVNAGFLGRLAGLGAGRCELVESEDRLDAAMDHIHRRIGAPLVTDLSLKDLDVEPGTVTHLGSIFPGVPLRAYGRYREGSSVTVRGTAAGAPWEERVPGVTTDNPAIRAVWARAHLRELEDRYAMGEHDLEQRIVRTSLEYGVLCRFTAYVAIDTRQVAGQGPEHRVIQPVEPPSGWELPSAAPAFAAGMTLAAAPMAAPRMRMPAPGLSQADLDQGFVGGGAPELGGPARDLTGGPAGAPGSGPGGAPGGAPVAGRPAYGGAPRPSGPPMPAPQAPGGPWRKSGGRPTHRLESVRPQLAAELDRLNALAVPDLLYLADLGTRLAALAAFLGGNEDLETLARELEAAERPGADAQALHDRAVEVLTALTGGGSAPSPQPGPSDGRRRGPFWKRG; this comes from the coding sequence ATGAGGATCACTTCGCTGGAGCCCGCACGGTGCCTGCCGGTGCCGGACGCCGGGTTCGGCGCGCTGCTGACCGAGCGCGGCAACCTGCCGCTGGAGAGCGTGGACGTGTCCGCCGCCGTCTCGGGCCTGATCGCCGGGGTGGAGGTCACCCAGGGCTTCAGGAACCCGTTCGACGTCACCCTGGAGGCCACGTACGTCTTCCCGCTGCCCGACAGGGCGGCCGTCACCGGGTTCCGGATGGAGGCCGACGACCGGGTGATCGAGGGCGTGCTGAAGGAGCGCGGCCAGGCCAGGGCCGACTACGACCAGGCGCTGCGGGAGGGCAGGCGGGCGGCGATCGCCGAGGAGGACCGGCCGGACGTGTTCACGATCAGGGTGGGCAACATCCTGCCCGGTGAGCGCGTCTCGGTGCGGCTGACGATGAGCCAGCCCCTGCCGTACGAGGACGGCGCGGCCACGTTCAGGTTCCCGCTGGTCGTGGCTCCGCGCTACGTCCCGGGCAGCCCGATCGACGGCCCGCCGGCCGGTGACGGCACCGCGCCCGACACCGACGCCGTGCCCGACGCGTCCAGGATCAGCCCGCCCGTCCTGCTGCCCGGCTTCCCGAACCCCGTCCGGCTGTCGCTGGCCGCCACGATCGACGCGGCCGGGCTGGAGCTGCGCGAGCTGGCCTCCAGCCTGCACGTCGTGGAGGAGGAGGGCCACACCGTACGGCTGCGCCCCGGCGAGCGGCTCGACCGGGACTTCGTGCTGCGGCTGTCGTTCGACACCTCCACGTCGTTGCAACTGGACGGCCGGGGCACGTTCGCGCTCACCGTGCTGCCCCCGCCCCTGGAGGGCACCCGCGCGCCGCGCGACCTGGTGCTGCTGCTCGACCGCTCCGGCAGCATGGGCGGCTGGAAGATGGTCTGCGCCCGCCGGGCCGCCGCGCGCATCGTGGACACGCTGACGCCGCAGGACAGGTTCGCGGTGCTGACCTTCGACTCGGTGGTGGAGCAGGCGTTCGAGGGGCTGGTGGAGGCGTCCGACCGCAACCGGTACCGCGCGGTGGAGCACCTGGCCGGGGTGGACGCCCGCGGCGGCACCGAGCTGCTCGAACCGCTGCGCCAGGCCACCACCCTGCTGGGCGGCGCGGAGAGCGGGCGCGAGCGCGTCGTGGTGCTGGTCACCGACGGCCAGGTGGGCAACGAGGACCAGATCCTGGAGCAGGCGGGCGGCGCGCTGTCGGCCATGCGCGTGCACACCGTGGGCATCGACCGGGCCGTGAACGCCGGGTTCCTCGGCCGGCTGGCCGGGCTCGGCGCCGGGCGGTGCGAGCTGGTCGAGTCGGAGGACCGGCTCGACGCGGCCATGGACCACATCCACCGCAGGATCGGCGCGCCCCTGGTCACCGACCTGTCGCTCAAGGACCTCGACGTCGAGCCCGGCACGGTCACCCACCTCGGCTCGATCTTCCCCGGCGTGCCGCTGCGCGCGTACGGGCGCTACCGCGAGGGCTCCTCCGTCACCGTGCGCGGCACCGCCGCCGGGGCGCCGTGGGAGGAGCGGGTGCCCGGCGTGACCACCGACAATCCGGCCATCCGCGCCGTGTGGGCGCGGGCGCACCTGCGCGAGCTGGAGGATCGGTACGCCATGGGCGAGCACGACCTGGAGCAGCGCATCGTGCGCACGTCCCTGGAGTACGGCGTGCTCTGCCGGTTCACCGCGTACGTGGCGATCGACACCAGGCAGGTCGCCGGCCAGGGGCCCGAGCATCGGGTCATCCAGCCGGTGGAGCCGCCGAGCGGCTGGGAGCTGCCGAGCGCGGCGCCGGCGTTCGCGGCGGGGATGACGCTGGCCGCCGCCCCCATGGCGGCGCCCAGGATGCGCATGCCCGCTCCGGGGCTCAGCCAGGCCGACCTGGACCAGGGGTTCGTGGGTGGAGGCGCACCGGAACTCGGCGGGCCCGCTCGCGACCTCACCGGCGGTCCTGCCGGCGCTCCCGGCAGCGGTCCTGGCGGGGCTCCCGGTGGGGCTCCTGTCGCCGGGCGGCCGGCGTACGGCGGGGCGCCGCGGCCGAGCGGGCCGCCGATGCCCGCTCCCCAGGCCCCCGGCGGCCCCTGGCGCAAGTCAGGCGGGCGGCCGACCCACCGGCTGGAGTCGGTACGGCCCCAGCTCGCCGCCGAGCTCGACCGGCTCAACGCCCTGGCCGTGCCTGACCTGCTGTACCTGGCGGACCTCGGCACCCGGCTGGCCGCGCTGGCGGCCTTCCTCGGCGGGAACGAGGACCTGGAGACGCTGGCCCGCGAGCTGGAGGCGGCCGAGCGGCCGGGCGCGGACGCGCAGGCGCTGCACGATCGCGCCGTCGAGGTGCTGACCGCGCTCACGGGCGGCGGCTCCGCGCCGTCCCCCCAGCCCGGCCCTTCGGACGGCCGCCGCCGGGGCCCGTTCTGGAAGCGCGGGTGA
- a CDS encoding helix-turn-helix domain-containing protein: MSDTWTIGELSEHAARALRAGAPAPVNGRVRDVPGERLIRWYTTIGLVDPPLTRRGRVARYGRRHLLQLVAVKRLQAAGRSIAEIQAALAGATDRMLEAAARLESPPAPPQDGPLPVPPQDGPSPVPPLDGPSPVLRPDGGEPVRGRFWAERPGSGATHARDAAPAPAAEAQGTTVPGTPYSAGSPSQPGDPRPPHSASRSDRPRRGTALAREPGARPTTAPGHDTGAVVTGIRLGNGVRLVLDAGRPPTEEDVQAVLAAARPLLAVLEERKLT; the protein is encoded by the coding sequence ATGAGTGACACCTGGACGATCGGCGAGCTGTCGGAGCACGCGGCGCGCGCCCTGCGCGCCGGCGCGCCGGCGCCTGTCAACGGGCGGGTCCGTGATGTCCCGGGCGAGCGGCTGATCAGGTGGTACACCACGATCGGGCTCGTGGACCCGCCGCTCACCCGGCGCGGGCGGGTGGCCCGGTACGGGCGGCGGCATCTGCTGCAGCTCGTCGCCGTGAAGCGGTTGCAGGCTGCCGGGCGGTCGATCGCCGAGATTCAGGCGGCGCTCGCGGGTGCCACGGATCGGATGCTGGAGGCGGCGGCCCGCCTGGAGTCGCCGCCCGCGCCGCCCCAGGACGGCCCGTTGCCCGTACCGCCCCAGGACGGCCCGTCGCCCGTACCGCCGCTGGACGGTCCGTCGCCTGTGCTCCGGCCGGACGGTGGCGAGCCCGTGCGTGGCCGGTTCTGGGCCGAGCGGCCGGGCAGCGGCGCGACGCACGCCCGCGACGCAGCGCCCGCGCCCGCGGCCGAAGCGCAGGGCACCACCGTGCCCGGCACGCCATACAGCGCGGGCAGCCCGAGCCAGCCTGGCGACCCGCGCCCGCCCCACAGCGCAAGCCGGTCCGACCGCCCGCGTAGAGGTACGGCCCTGGCACGGGAGCCAGGAGCGAGGCCCACCACCGCCCCCGGACATGACACCGGCGCAGTAGTCACGGGGATCAGGCTGGGCAACGGGGTACGGCTCGTGCTGGACGCGGGCCGGCCCCCCACGGAGGAGGACGTTCAGGCGGTGCTGGCGGCGGCGCGACCGCTGCTCGCGGTGCTCGAAGAGAGGAAGCTGACATGA
- a CDS encoding Dps family protein encodes MATITGPLSGDAKNTVAEALQGALVDLIDLSLVAKQAHWNLVGTHFRSIHLQLDEVVALARTHMDTIAERAVALGVNPDGRAATISRSSKLQQPESGWIEDGKVLATITDVLDGISKRMYERIRATEEADPVSQDLLIAVAQEIDKQHWMFQAQR; translated from the coding sequence ATGGCTACCATCACCGGCCCGCTCTCGGGCGACGCGAAGAACACTGTCGCCGAGGCCCTCCAGGGCGCCCTGGTTGACCTGATCGACCTGTCGCTGGTCGCCAAGCAGGCGCACTGGAACCTCGTCGGTACCCATTTCCGCTCGATCCACCTCCAGCTCGACGAGGTCGTCGCGCTGGCCCGTACCCATATGGACACCATCGCCGAGCGCGCGGTCGCCCTCGGCGTCAACCCGGACGGCCGCGCCGCCACGATCTCCCGCTCCAGCAAGCTCCAGCAGCCGGAGAGCGGCTGGATCGAGGACGGGAAGGTGCTGGCGACGATCACGGACGTGCTCGACGGCATCAGCAAGCGCATGTACGAGCGCATCCGGGCCACCGAGGAGGCCGACCCCGTCAGCCAGGACCTCCTGATCGCCGTGGCGCAGGAGATCGACAAGCAGCACTGGATGTTCCAGGCGCAGCGCTGA
- a CDS encoding alkaline phosphatase PhoX codes for MSRKTLLRTGPLVPGGVSPYGPLGLAGTGGLALPPGFTGRVVARSGEKVAGLTWHAAPDGGACFPDGDGWIYVSNSELPLLGGASALRFRADGSIGDAYRILSGTDLNCAGGATPWHTWLSCELGHRGRVFECDPYGARAARPRLAMGRFKHEAAACDPERHVIYMTEDEPDGCFYRFRPGDWGDLTEGTLEVLCASGRWQAVPSPAALVLEARHQVEDARHFDGGDGCHYAGGVCYFTTKGDTGLWAYDAQTATLDRLCEGVRAITAAPSGDLYVARERAEIDVIAPDRAVTPFLRLEGHDGAELTGLAFSPRGERLYFSARRGRTEGHTFEVSGPFRT; via the coding sequence ATGTCGCGCAAGACTCTCCTCCGCACGGGCCCGCTCGTGCCGGGCGGCGTCAGCCCGTACGGTCCGCTCGGCCTGGCAGGCACGGGCGGTTTGGCGTTGCCCCCAGGGTTCACCGGCCGGGTCGTGGCCCGCTCCGGCGAGAAGGTCGCCGGGCTGACCTGGCACGCGGCGCCCGACGGCGGCGCCTGTTTCCCCGACGGCGACGGCTGGATCTACGTGAGCAACTCCGAGCTGCCGCTGCTGGGCGGCGCCTCGGCGCTGCGCTTCCGCGCCGACGGCAGCATCGGCGACGCCTACCGCATCCTGTCGGGCACGGATCTCAACTGCGCGGGCGGTGCCACGCCGTGGCACACCTGGCTGTCGTGCGAGCTCGGCCACCGGGGCCGCGTCTTCGAGTGCGACCCGTATGGCGCCCGCGCCGCCCGTCCCCGGCTGGCCATGGGCCGCTTCAAGCACGAGGCCGCCGCCTGCGACCCCGAGCGGCACGTCATCTACATGACCGAGGACGAGCCCGACGGCTGCTTCTACCGGTTCAGGCCGGGCGACTGGGGCGACCTGACGGAGGGCACGCTGGAGGTGCTGTGCGCCTCGGGCCGCTGGCAGGCCGTGCCCTCGCCGGCCGCCCTGGTGCTGGAGGCCCGCCACCAGGTCGAGGACGCCCGTCACTTCGACGGCGGCGACGGCTGCCACTACGCCGGCGGCGTGTGCTACTTCACCACGAAGGGCGACACCGGCCTGTGGGCGTACGACGCGCAGACCGCCACGCTCGACCGGCTCTGCGAGGGCGTGCGCGCCATCACCGCCGCGCCCTCCGGTGATCTGTACGTCGCCAGGGAGCGCGCCGAGATCGACGTGATCGCGCCTGATCGGGCGGTGACGCCGTTCCTCCGGCTGGAGGGGCACGACGGCGCGGAGCTGACCGGGCTGGCGTTCTCGCCCCGGGGCGAGCGGCTGTACTTCTCGGCCAGGCGCGGGCGCACGGAGGGGCACACGTTCGAGGTGAGCGGCCCCTTCCGCACCTGA
- a CDS encoding TetR/AcrR family transcriptional regulator, translating to MAERTVRRQARGLKRMAEILDAAELVIADVGYPELTTNQVAARAGVSPGSLYQFFRNKEEILDGLVARYTVDRQEFWAGRLAAVTPEVPLEVLVGQLVDESVRFKSASPAYWSLLYGTATGDQLAAASQRLHEDIAGHLAAMLRRRSPELPEERARLAGTMALATVKAVMPMITTATPERSAELVAELKLMLVRYLAT from the coding sequence ATGGCTGAACGCACGGTCCGCCGGCAGGCGCGCGGCCTGAAGCGCATGGCCGAGATCCTCGACGCCGCCGAGCTGGTGATCGCCGACGTCGGCTACCCGGAGCTGACCACCAACCAGGTCGCCGCGCGGGCGGGGGTGTCGCCGGGGTCGCTGTACCAGTTCTTCAGGAACAAGGAGGAGATCCTGGACGGGCTGGTCGCCCGCTACACGGTCGACCGGCAGGAGTTCTGGGCCGGACGGCTGGCCGCCGTCACACCGGAGGTGCCGCTGGAGGTGCTGGTGGGGCAGCTCGTGGACGAGAGCGTGCGGTTCAAGAGCGCGTCGCCCGCGTACTGGTCGCTGCTGTACGGCACGGCGACGGGTGACCAGCTCGCGGCGGCGTCGCAGCGGCTGCACGAGGACATCGCGGGGCACCTCGCGGCCATGCTGCGGCGGCGCTCCCCCGAGCTGCCCGAGGAACGCGCCCGGCTGGCGGGCACCATGGCGCTGGCCACGGTGAAGGCGGTGATGCCGATGATCACGACGGCGACGCCCGAGCGGTCGGCCGAGCTGGTGGCCGAGCTCAAGCTCATGCTCGTGCGCTACCTGGCCACCTGA
- a CDS encoding MMPL family transporter, which translates to MVTTRARPARQAPAGGPPLRRLGFLLVRRRRLVLALALAVLIGAGVLAAGAASGLSLARFEAPGSESDRAQAELVERFGTGSPDMIFLVTARGGTVDDPAVEAAGRELTERAGRHEGVAESASYWTRGKPATLRSRDGRHALIVVRIPGDADHVRATVLPALVPEITRGGDLLEVRAGGGEEVFREAVPLARQDFVRAELVIFPLAFVLLWLYQRRAMAALVPILAGVYAMVVGLALLSGVLLFTEISTFALNLTLAMGLGLGIDYCLFVIQRFREETRRGADRAAAVAGAVEHAGRTVLFSGLTVASSLAVLFALPFDFLRSFAYAGIAVVLGGLVAAVIVLPAVLATIGGTMLPRRDEADRRDRRERAGGHGLAGGHGRRPAGGHGQGPAGGQGPVGGFWHGLATRVMRRPLVSGGLATVLLLVLASPFLGLRFGVADDRILPPEASSRQTQEIIRQTFPAEETDAIQLISTTAAPGDVSAYAASLSRLPGVAQVDSAAGSYVSGTRVGDGDPARFRGEGTWLSVVPSAAALADDPVRLVEAVRAVPPPFEVLVGGYPAELADYRASVVDRLPLLLALMLGVTFAVLFLMTRSVIIPIKATILNVLSLGVMFGALVWIFQDGNLSGLLGFTPTGTLDPSIPILMLCVAYGLSMDYEVFLLSRIKEEYDRTGDTESAVATGLQAGAPLITAAGGILALTFAAYATASVTFVQMLGVGMAVAVLVDATVIRAVLVPSLMRLAGPLNWWPSGTAGPTARATTSAR; encoded by the coding sequence ATGGTGACCACCCGCGCCCGTCCCGCCCGCCAGGCTCCGGCGGGCGGCCCGCCCCTGCGCAGGCTGGGGTTCCTGCTCGTCCGCCGGCGGCGGCTCGTGCTCGCGCTGGCCCTGGCGGTGCTGATCGGCGCGGGTGTGCTGGCGGCGGGGGCGGCCTCGGGGCTGTCGCTGGCCAGGTTCGAGGCGCCGGGGTCGGAGTCCGATAGGGCGCAGGCCGAGCTGGTGGAGCGGTTCGGCACCGGGAGCCCTGACATGATCTTCCTGGTGACGGCGCGCGGCGGCACCGTGGACGACCCCGCGGTCGAGGCGGCGGGCAGGGAGCTGACGGAGCGGGCCGGCCGCCACGAGGGCGTGGCCGAGTCCGCCTCCTACTGGACCCGCGGCAAGCCCGCCACCCTGCGCAGCCGGGACGGCAGGCACGCGCTGATCGTGGTGCGCATCCCGGGCGACGCCGACCACGTGCGCGCCACGGTGCTGCCCGCGCTGGTCCCCGAGATCACCAGGGGCGGCGACCTGCTGGAGGTGCGGGCCGGGGGCGGCGAGGAGGTGTTCAGGGAGGCGGTGCCGCTGGCCAGGCAGGACTTCGTCCGGGCCGAGCTGGTCATCTTCCCGCTCGCGTTCGTGCTGCTGTGGCTCTACCAGCGGCGCGCCATGGCGGCCCTGGTGCCGATCCTGGCCGGCGTGTACGCCATGGTGGTCGGGCTGGCGCTGCTCAGCGGCGTCCTGCTGTTCACCGAGATCTCCACCTTCGCGCTGAACCTGACCCTGGCCATGGGCCTCGGCCTGGGCATCGACTACTGCCTGTTCGTCATCCAGCGCTTCCGCGAGGAGACGCGGCGGGGTGCGGACCGGGCCGCCGCGGTCGCCGGGGCGGTCGAGCACGCGGGCCGGACGGTGCTGTTCAGCGGCCTGACCGTGGCCTCGTCGCTGGCCGTGCTGTTCGCGCTGCCGTTCGACTTCCTGCGTTCGTTCGCCTACGCCGGGATCGCGGTCGTCCTGGGCGGGCTGGTGGCGGCGGTGATCGTGCTGCCCGCCGTGCTGGCCACGATCGGCGGCACGATGCTGCCCCGGCGCGACGAAGCCGACAGGCGCGACAGGCGCGAGCGGGCGGGCGGCCACGGTCTGGCAGGCGGCCACGGGCGCAGGCCGGCGGGCGGCCACGGTCAAGGGCCGGCGGGCGGTCAAGGGCCGGTGGGTGGCTTCTGGCACGGGCTGGCCACCCGGGTGATGCGCCGCCCGCTGGTGTCCGGCGGCCTGGCCACGGTGCTGCTGCTCGTGCTCGCCTCACCGTTCCTGGGCCTGCGCTTCGGCGTCGCCGACGACCGCATCCTGCCGCCCGAGGCCTCCTCCCGCCAGACGCAGGAGATCATCCGCCAGACCTTCCCCGCCGAGGAGACCGACGCCATCCAGCTCATCTCGACAACGGCCGCGCCGGGCGATGTCTCCGCCTACGCCGCGAGCCTGTCCAGGCTGCCCGGCGTGGCGCAGGTGGACTCGGCGGCCGGCTCGTACGTGAGCGGCACCCGCGTCGGCGACGGCGACCCGGCCAGGTTCCGGGGCGAGGGCACCTGGCTGTCCGTGGTCCCCTCGGCGGCGGCGCTGGCCGACGACCCCGTGCGCCTGGTCGAGGCCGTCCGCGCGGTGCCGCCGCCCTTCGAGGTGCTGGTCGGCGGCTACCCGGCCGAGCTGGCGGACTACCGCGCCTCCGTCGTGGACCGGCTCCCCCTGCTGCTGGCGCTCATGCTGGGCGTGACGTTCGCCGTCCTGTTCCTCATGACGAGGAGCGTGATCATCCCGATCAAGGCGACGATCCTGAACGTGCTGAGCCTCGGCGTGATGTTCGGCGCCCTCGTCTGGATCTTCCAGGACGGCAACCTGTCGGGCCTGCTCGGCTTCACCCCGACGGGCACGCTGGACCCGAGCATCCCGATCCTCATGCTCTGCGTCGCCTACGGCCTGTCGATGGACTACGAGGTCTTCCTGCTCTCCCGGATCAAGGAGGAGTACGACAGGACGGGCGACACGGAGTCGGCCGTGGCCACAGGGCTGCAGGCGGGGGCGCCGCTGATCACGGCGGCCGGCGGGATCCTGGCGCTCACGTTCGCCGCCTACGCCACGGCGTCGGTGACGTTCGTGCAGATGCTGGGCGTCGGCATGGCGGTGGCCGTGCTGGTGGACGCCACCGTGATCAGGGCCGTGCTGGTGCCCAGCCTGATGCGCCTGGCGGGCCCGCTCAACTGGTGGCCCAGCGGCACGGCCGGGCCTACAGCTCGCGCGACCACATCTGCTCGGTGA
- a CDS encoding bifunctional helix-turn-helix transcriptional regulator/GNAT family N-acetyltransferase yields the protein MIGALQAGMLDSPYSLTEVRVLFELAHAEPMETGELRGLLGLDAGYLSRILARFEGDGLVRRERSAADARKQLVALTETGSGVFAALDRRSSEEIGALLAGLPEADQERLVAGMAVIRRLLGGGGQERAPYVIRPPRPGDLGWVAYRHGALYSAEYGWGTEFEQLVARIVGGLDFSRDAGWIAEVDGERAGCVFCVRQDDTTAKLRMLLVEPSARGLGIGRRLVEECLRHARAEGFKRIELWTRDCLVSARRLYQAAGFELDSEEKGMENGIEVTEQMWSREL from the coding sequence GTGATCGGCGCGCTCCAGGCGGGGATGCTCGACTCGCCGTACTCACTGACCGAGGTGAGGGTGCTGTTCGAGCTGGCGCACGCCGAGCCGATGGAGACCGGCGAGCTGCGCGGGCTGCTCGGCCTGGACGCGGGTTACCTCAGCCGCATCCTGGCCCGCTTCGAAGGCGATGGGCTCGTCAGGCGCGAGCGATCGGCGGCCGACGCGCGCAAGCAGCTCGTCGCGCTCACCGAGACCGGGTCCGGCGTCTTCGCGGCGCTCGACCGGCGCTCGTCGGAGGAGATCGGCGCCCTGCTCGCCGGCCTGCCCGAGGCCGACCAGGAGCGACTGGTCGCCGGCATGGCGGTGATCAGGCGGCTCCTGGGCGGCGGCGGGCAGGAGCGGGCGCCGTACGTGATCAGGCCGCCGCGCCCCGGCGACCTGGGCTGGGTCGCCTACCGGCACGGCGCCCTCTACAGCGCCGAGTACGGCTGGGGCACCGAGTTCGAGCAGCTCGTCGCCAGGATCGTGGGCGGCCTCGACTTCTCCCGCGACGCCGGGTGGATCGCCGAGGTGGACGGGGAGCGGGCCGGATGCGTCTTCTGCGTGCGGCAGGACGACACGACGGCCAAGCTGCGCATGCTGCTGGTCGAGCCGTCCGCCCGCGGCCTGGGCATCGGGCGGCGGCTGGTGGAGGAGTGCCTGCGGCACGCGCGGGCCGAGGGGTTCAAGCGAATCGAGCTGTGGACGCGCGACTGCCTGGTGAGCGCGCGGCGGCTCTACCAGGCAGCCGGGTTCGAGCTGGACTCGGAGGAGAAGGGGATGGAGAACGGGATCGAGGTCACCGAGCAGATGTGGTCGCGCGAGCTGTAG
- a CDS encoding lactonase family protein: protein MKHVRIGGYGPGIVTIGGDLTRVTAPSFLAAHPSLPVLYAVGELERGWLTAFQADGAALGPLDERPSEGHSPCHVAVEPGGTLLAVANYGDGTATLYRLDERGVFAGEPIVLRHEGSGPDAERQEGPHAHQAVFHDGLLHVSDLGTDEIRRYRYDGTPLEPITLAPGTGPRHFAFAGSRLYVAGELDGTVTLIDGADRTVQRASRQEGENAPSHLQLHGDLVYVANRGPNTISVLSAADLSPVAEVPSGGTWPRHFAIDGELMYVANQQANTVTRFRLVDGVPEPDGETYEVESPACVLIM, encoded by the coding sequence GTGAAGCACGTGCGCATAGGCGGATACGGCCCCGGCATCGTCACGATCGGCGGCGACCTCACCCGCGTGACGGCCCCGTCGTTCCTGGCCGCCCACCCCTCACTGCCGGTCCTGTACGCCGTGGGCGAGCTCGAACGCGGCTGGCTCACCGCGTTCCAGGCCGACGGGGCCGCCCTCGGCCCGCTGGACGAGCGCCCCAGCGAGGGCCACAGCCCCTGTCACGTCGCCGTCGAGCCCGGCGGCACCCTGCTCGCGGTGGCGAACTACGGCGACGGCACCGCCACCCTCTACCGGCTGGACGAGCGGGGCGTGTTCGCGGGGGAGCCCATCGTGCTGCGCCACGAGGGCTCGGGCCCGGACGCGGAGCGCCAGGAGGGCCCGCACGCCCACCAGGCGGTCTTCCACGACGGCCTGCTGCACGTCTCCGATCTCGGCACCGACGAGATCCGCCGCTACCGCTACGACGGCACCCCGCTGGAGCCCATCACCCTGGCCCCCGGCACCGGCCCGCGCCACTTCGCGTTCGCGGGCTCACGCCTGTACGTGGCGGGCGAGCTCGACGGCACCGTCACGCTGATCGACGGCGCGGACCGCACGGTCCAGCGCGCCTCCCGCCAGGAGGGCGAGAACGCCCCCTCCCACCTGCAGCTCCACGGCGACCTGGTCTACGTCGCCAACCGCGGCCCGAACACGATCTCCGTGCTGAGCGCCGCCGACCTGTCGCCGGTGGCGGAGGTGCCCTCGGGCGGCACCTGGCCCCGGCACTTCGCCATCGACGGCGAGCTCATGTACGTGGCCAATCAGCAGGCCAACACCGTCACCCGCTTCAGGCTCGTGGACGGGGTGCCGGAGCCGGACGGGGAGACGTACGAGGTGGAAAGCCCGGCCTGTGTGCTGATCATGTAA